The Alphaproteobacteria bacterium genome includes the window CTTCAAATCTTATTTATAATAAATTTATACACTCTCAACAATTATTTGTCAAGTAAAAATGTCAAAAAAATATTTTTTATCCTCTTATTTTGACTTTCAAAAACAAATCCTTATAATAAAACCTCAAAAGAAAGGAAACTTTAATGAGTAAAATAGCATATCAAGGCACAACCGGCGCCTATTCTAACGCAATCTGTATAAAATCACACCCAGAACACGAAGCAATTGGGTTTAATTCCTTTCAAGACTGCTTTAACGCCCTTTCAAACAAAGAGGTAGATATAGCGATGATACCTGTAAGAAACTCCATAACTGGTAGAGTTTCCGAATCTCATATAATACTTCCAAAACTAGAAGGGCTAGAAATAGTCAAAGAAATAAAATTTGCTATTAATCACTGCCTTTTAGGAAATAAAGATAGTTCCCTAGAAAGCATCCAAAGAGTATATTCACATCCTCAAGCACTTATGCAATGTAAAAAACATATTGAAGATATCGCTGCAAGCCCTAAAACCTTCTCAGACACAGCTGAAGCTGCTCAATATATAAAAGGTAAAGGAAACAATGAAGCAGCATCTGTATCATCAGAAATATGCGCTGAACTATATGACCTAAAAATCCTAGCAAAAAACTTTCAAGACAAAGCTGGTAACGCAACTACATTCTTCGTATTCAAAAGAAAAAATGGAAACACTCCAGAATTTGATAACACGAAATCATATACATCTTCTATAATACTAACAACTAAGGAAGGTCATTCTCAATTATACAAAGCATTAGGAGCCTTCGCTAACCACAATATAAATCTAACAAACATAGAAAACTTTACTGGCGGACAATATGCAAAGTTTTTCCTATCATTCGAAGGACACATCAACGAAGAAAATTGTAAAAAATGTCTAGAAGATCTAAAAGAACTTTCTCAAGAAATAAAAATACTAGGCTCTTACGAAACTATCGAAATATAAAAAAGCTCCCAACTGGGAGCCTCTTTTTAATCTTTAACATTCAAACTTAAAAACCTATCAAAATAGATCGTATAATTGTTTTCAGGAATATCATCCATAGTATAGATTTCTTTAGACGGTGTACTACCTCTATAAGACTCTCCATATTTTTTTAAAATAATTTTAGAAGATTTTTTTTCATCCAACTTATCACTAATATCTATTCCCTTAACTGACGGAACAACGTCAACAACCTCTTCTATTTCATTATCAGACTGCTTCAAACCAACCAAGCTGTTTTCCTCTAAATCATAAATTTCTTCTATTAGCATTAATTTTTCAACGGAAACTTCATCAAGATAAGGCTCAACAAAGTTTATTAAATCTTTTTGAAGCTCATCTATAACAATAGAATAATCATCACTATTAGAATAATTCTTTAAAAGATTTGTCATATTCATATCAAGTTCTTTCAAACTTTCTTCATCCAAAAGAAACAAATCTATAGGTATTAACATATTAGGACTTTGAAATTCCTCTTCTGCTATTAATTTTTTATCCATTATCTCCCCTTTTCCCATTCTCCATAATAAAAAATATCAGAAAATCAAATAAATGTCAAAGTCTTTCCAAAAAAGGATTAAAAACCTAAGGTTTCTAGGGATTTAAAGCACAACCTCTAAAACTATAAATAATAGAAAAAATGATTTTTTAAAAAAATCCCCGAACAAATCGAGGATTTTATATTAAGACTTAATATTTTTATCGTGACTCATTTCTCTATGAGTAAAAGTATTATTAGTCATAAATTCTTCAGCCCAAGCTTCAAACTCACCAGCTTCTATTTTCTCACGTATAGTAGCCATTAACCTTTGATAATATCTAACATTATGCTGAGACAACAAAGTATATCCTAAAAGCTCCTTAGCCTTAAATAAATGATGCAAATAAGCTCTTGAATAATTCTTACAGCAATAACAATCACACTCAGCATCTAAAGGAGATGAATCTTCCTTATGACAAGAGTTATTAATATTCACTGTTCCCATACCAACAAATGCTTGCCCTGTTCTACCTGATCTAGTAGGCATAACACAGTCAAACATATCAATACCTTCTCTAACAGCACCAACAATATCATCTGGCTTACCAACACCCATTAAATAACGAGGCTTATCTTCTGGCAACTCATCACAAATATATGAAAGTACATCAAACATAACTTCTTGAGGTTCTCCAACTGCCAAACCACCGACAGCATAACCATCAAAACCAATCTCTACTAACCTACGAGCAGACTCTATACGTAAATCCTTAAAGTCAGCTCCTTGCACTATACCAAATATACCATAACCATCTCTATCCACAAAAGCATCCTTAGATTGTTGTTCCCATCTCATAGATCTTTCCATACTCTCCTTAGCATATTCATAAGTACAAGGCATAGCAGGACACTCATCAAACGCCATAGTAATATTTGAATCTAACTTATATTGAATATCTATAGACTTCTCAGGTGTAAGAAAATGTTTTATACCACCGTCTAAATGAGATTGAAACTCTACACCATCTTCTTTAATCTTTCTCATACCAGCAAGAGACATAACTTGGAAACCACCGCTATCAGTAAGAATAGGTTTATTCCAATTCATAAACTTATGTAATCCACCCATCTTCTCTACAATATCAGCACCAGGTCTAAGCATTAAGTGATATGTATTACCCAATAGTATATCAGCCCCTGTATCATCTACCATCTCTGGAGTTAATGCCTTAACTGTCGCAGCAGTACCAACAGGCATAAAAACAGGTGTTTGTATATCACCATGAGCAGTCTTCACTACCCCTCTTCTAGCCTTAGCATTTCCATTACCTTTTTCAGCATTCTTTAATAAATCAAATTTAATAGCCATAAACAATTTCCCTTATATAAGATTATTAATACGAAGTGATTATACTCCCATCCAAAAATATAGCAATAAAAAAAGCCTAACCCTCGGACAAAGGTTAGACTTAAAACTTAGTATGAGCAATATACCAGTTGTTTTATCAATAACTATTTTATAAACTTAATAAGGATCGTTATCCTTTATTATCTTCTTGATCGAAACTACCTGTTCCACCATAATTTTTATAAAAAGGCACTTTTCTTTTGTGCTCGGCATCATAACTGTCAAATCCAAAAGAATTACCTTTAGGATCTTCTTTTTGAAAGGCATGTTGCCCAACAATACCGATAAACACATCTGCATTTGCAAAAGCAAAACTTGAAGTCGTTTGATTTCTCATAACTCTATTGTTTTTTAGGTTTAAACTATATTAACAATATCAAATCTACTCCTTTTATATGAAATGTCAATGAATAAAAATATATTCCTATCAAAACACAACTTTAAGACAATGTATTAAAAAAGCCCCTCTTTAAAAATAAAAGGGGACTCTAACATTAATCTAATCTATTAAATCTATCTTATGAAAAGAAAATTCAAAAATACAACAATAAAAACATTATATCATAATTATATATCCTATACAAACGAAAAAAGGCCCCTACTATTAAATAGTAGAAGCCCTTTCCCTTTTTTTTAACCTTAATATGAAAAATGCCCCTTGACATCTCCTTCAAAAATATTTGTACAAAACAATTATAACATATAATATAAAATATACAAATAAAAAAAGACCTCTTTAAAAAAAGAAGTCCTTTAAACTAACCTAAAATATAAAAAAATTAATTCAGCTGTGATAATTTTGCAGCAACATACTGCGGATCCTCGTTAGGATCATCCCACAACCGTCTTAAAATATCATCTTCGGAGCTTGCCTCAACAGGAATTACTCCTTTTTCTTGCTGTTCGTGTATATGTATTACTACATCACAATGTTTTTCAAAATTTCCCATCAAAATCAGGTTTAAATCATTAATAATAACACAACTCTATAATATTAAACAAAAAATTGCAAGAAAAAAGAGCTCTGTCAATAAAACAAAGCTCAGTTTCCCCCTTTTACAGTATAGCCTACTACTATTCAACTATACTATTTCCACCCTTAGCCCTTTCGGCTATTTTATCACCAGACATAAGATTTTCCCCTTCAGCCTGATTAAACTCTTCTTCAAAATTATCCTCACCTTCAATAACATCTAAACCACTATAATAATATAACATATCATAAGATTTAGTCTCTATATCATTCTCTTTATTGAAATCCTCTATTTCCTTTCTATTAATCTTTTCTTCTTCTTCAACTCTTTCTTCCATAGTTCTAATCATAGCATAAAGAGAATTATCCCTTTGTGCTAAATCTATAAATAAATCTGAAGTCTCCTTAGTCCTAACTTTATCATCTAAAATTAAAGTATTAATTAATTTACCCTCAACACAATATATAGCAGAACCACTTTCATAAGGTAATAAGCACTCTTGTAATTTTAAATATTCTTTTTTATCACTATCATAAAGCCCCTTGATTTTATTAACCGCAAATTCATTAAAATCATTTCTTAATATGTCGGCAACCTCTTCATATTCACCTGGATTATTACTATCTACAAAACTCAATAACTCTTTATCTTTCTGAACCTTAAACTTCCATAAAACAGATAACACCTTATAATTAACACTGCTTCTAGACATATAGGTTTCTTGACCATTAGAAATACTATCCTCTATAATAGAATATATACAAAAATCCTTTAAATATTTATCACATTCTAAACAAAACTCGTCTGATGTATATTCAGATAAAGTAGAAAGTCTCATTTTAACTTCAATAAAATACTTATCAATATTCTTAAACATATAATCTAAAAACTTTTGCTCAAGCATATTAATAATATCTATTTTTCTATCTTTATCAAAAAGATGATTAAAAGTAAATCTCAATAAATTTTTAAAATCATCCAAACTAGAATCTTCTAAAGAAAACTCTTCCCAAAGATCATCTATCCTTTTATCTAGTATAGAATGTCCCCTATCACTAGCATTAAAAAGATCTTTAACTGAAAGAATCAAAGCTAACTTATCCAATTCAAACTCTTCAACATTTTCCTCTATAAAATCCAAAGATTTATTTTTAATATCAGCCAATAATTCCTCTTGAATCTTTGTATTTCTAATAGGAGCAACATAATTATCAATATCTCTATCTAACTTATCGTCAACACTTTCAAAAACAGGAGCATCTTCATTACCTAAAAATGCAAGTGAATAATCATAATTATCCCAAAAACCCACATAATACCTTTGATCCAAAACATCTATAACTTCATTCTTTAGACTAGGATCATCAATCCAATTAGCAAGAGCATACTTTCTTCTTTTGAAATCATCTTCATCAGCTGTATTATCCGCTTCTTCTTCCTTCTCAATATCCTTTAACTTAGAAACAATAGCATTATCTACTTGATCAGCAACATCAACCAAAACATATCTTTGTATACTAGCCATCTCCCCCTTAAATTCAGGAGTATCAATATTTTCTTTTTTTATATCCGATAATAAATTTCGCAAGATTAATTCTGGAATATTTAATCCTTCAGAATTATTTTCACTAGAATATCTTTCTTCAGTCATGACAAGGATCCTTTTTCATAAAAGTTTTTCTCCTCACAATCATTTATAGAACTATAAAATAGAAGTGTCAATTAAAATATAAATTTTAAAATAAAACTAAACTTTTCTCTTGAAAAACCAAAACGAATCAGTAGTATATCCCTACTAAATAACTTTAAACATATATTCCTATTTATTAAAATGTTAATAAATAGTACTAAATATTAAACAACAAACTACAAGTACGATTTAAACCTAAAATTTAAAAAAGAATGAAAGTTAGAAAAACATTAGTAAGCATCATTGTGTTAATATTCCTAAGTCTTTCTGGATTATACTCTCAAAGATATACTCCAATAGAACTTAAAAAAGTAACACATCTAAAAGAAATTAAAAATCTATACCAATATGGTGATTTCGATAAAAAAGAAGAATATAAAAATCTTATGTGTTTTACGGTAAAAGACTTTGTACTTATTTTTGATAGGTTTGAAAAGAAAAATCCTAAAACATTCTATTTCTTTAACAGCACAAATGGAGAATTAATCTTCAACAGCAAAGAAAATAAGATTAACTTTATAGGATCTTTTATTGATGAACACAAAAAAATACACCTTCTATTTAAGGATAAAAAGGATAAAATGTTTATGTATAATGGTGAAGATGAGTTAACCGAACTCTCTCTACCAACACACATAACCAATCCTAAACCTGTTACAATTATAGACGAAGAAATACTCTGGACAGATGGAAGGACTTTTAAAGTTTATAAAGGAAAACA containing:
- a CDS encoding prephenate dehydratase, whose translation is MSKIAYQGTTGAYSNAICIKSHPEHEAIGFNSFQDCFNALSNKEVDIAMIPVRNSITGRVSESHIILPKLEGLEIVKEIKFAINHCLLGNKDSSLESIQRVYSHPQALMQCKKHIEDIAASPKTFSDTAEAAQYIKGKGNNEAASVSSEICAELYDLKILAKNFQDKAGNATTFFVFKRKNGNTPEFDNTKSYTSSIILTTKEGHSQLYKALGAFANHNINLTNIENFTGGQYAKFFLSFEGHINEENCKKCLEDLKELSQEIKILGSYETIEI
- the tgt gene encoding tRNA guanosine(34) transglycosylase Tgt, translated to MAIKFDLLKNAEKGNGNAKARRGVVKTAHGDIQTPVFMPVGTAATVKALTPEMVDDTGADILLGNTYHLMLRPGADIVEKMGGLHKFMNWNKPILTDSGGFQVMSLAGMRKIKEDGVEFQSHLDGGIKHFLTPEKSIDIQYKLDSNITMAFDECPAMPCTYEYAKESMERSMRWEQQSKDAFVDRDGYGIFGIVQGADFKDLRIESARRLVEIGFDGYAVGGLAVGEPQEVMFDVLSYICDELPEDKPRYLMGVGKPDDIVGAVREGIDMFDCVMPTRSGRTGQAFVGMGTVNINNSCHKEDSSPLDAECDCYCCKNYSRAYLHHLFKAKELLGYTLLSQHNVRYYQRLMATIREKIEAGEFEAWAEEFMTNNTFTHREMSHDKNIKS